The genome window GGTCTGGCTCGCATCACCAACCCTCAGGTACTATGACGCTTTTGCTTCTTTCTGATTCAGTGTCCGCTAGAACATGTATCTTATTGTGGACCCTCATATTTGAACTGCTTCCTCTAAAGCGCTGCTAGTTTTGATGATTCAATTGAAATATTCAGCTTAGCGTTCAAGTTGTTGGCTAAAATGCCCAAGTTGATGACTTTGGTTTGGATACTTATAGGTGGTCCGcttgatttttaatttatttgtaaatgaGAAGTGGGAAattaaaggaaacaaaaaagaaattagctTTTCTTTATGAAAATATTCAATGAATTGAAAAACTCGATAATGCGAGTGAAAATGGAATTAGAagtgagaaaaataaagagatttGGACGTTTTACCAATTTGAAAGATGTTTTAATGACATTTTGTggtgttgaaaaaaaatcttgtatgAGTATGCCATGCTTCAAGATTGCTTGCACAAAAGCTCCAGTATTCGGCTACTAGTTTCTCATCCCACACTTTGCATGATTGAGGCTTTTACAAACAGAACTGAAGTTTGAGAAAACTGTTGGAATACAAAATGTTGATGTCACTAGTTTGATCCGGTAAACAAGAGAATGTTGTACCCAAAAAAGTTTTGACTCTATCATCGTATAGATAAATAAACTTAAGGACACGATATCTCTTCTGTAGGTATGTCTTGTTTGtgggaagtttggaaaaaaaaattacagttAAGACTATTCTGTAAACTTGTTTCTTCAATTACATTTTCCCTTAAATGGAGCCTCGAGTGAAGAGCAGAGAGCCATGGGCTTGCTTCTTCTCATAGTGTTCCAGACATTGATTGCCTTGCTATTTCTGAGGGATGGTTTGGTTCCATCTCTTTGTGAATTTTGCAGAGGCATACAAGTAATTCATCTCCTGTTGATTCatcattttatgtttttgccctaaaccctaaccGTATATCCTTTTGTTGAGTCAGTTTACAACACCCTTATAATTCAGTTTCTTTTGAAGGAATTGCAGATATTACATTACTTGGACAACAGGCGAAAGGTGCACAAGGATGCAATAAACTTTTGTCAGAACATTTTGCACCACAAGCCTGTTGAGTGGAAATCCATAGTACGCAACAATCTATCAGAGCCCATCCGTGATGTGGACCTTGTTGTTACAGTTGGTGGTGATGGCACTCTGTTACAAGGTAGCCATTTCATTGATGACTCGGTTCCAGTTCTAGGAGTGAATTCTGACCCCACACAACCTGAAGAGGTTAGTTTAGCTAAGCCATAGAGTGTTAGCCTTTATGTCATCATATTAGTTCACTTCACCAAGTCTCACTTAATTGCTCGTAATCAGTTCAtcgttttttaatttttttcctgcTTTTGAGGCAGATACTCATATAAATCATTGCAGCTTATCTACTGTATTTTACTTCGTTAGGTTGAGAAGCTCAGTAATGAAATTGATGCTAATAGAAGCACAGGCTATCTTTGCGGTGCAACTGTCAACAACTTTGAACAGGTAAAACTCTGCCAATGAATTCAGTTGATTGGAGACAATCAGTTTGGTTCCTCATTTCGAGGGTGTATTTAAAACTAGTCAGTACTTGAAGGAAAGGAAACATCTAATGTTCACAAAAGAGTTAGGCATTCATCTTCAACATAAGTTTCTATGTCATGCTCAAACTTTTAGTTACGAGGAATATTTCCATCAAAATGATCCCTAGTACTACTTCTCTCCAGTAACCACCTTCTTTAAAGGAGAGTAAGAGTTCTCAAAGGAAATCCATTTGCGTGCAGAATCCGTCCTGCTCTTGTGTTAAAGGCatctcttttgttctttttaggTACTGGACAGTATCCTCGAGGATCGAGCTATTCCTTCCAAATTGACAAGGATATCCGTATCCGTAAACTCACAACTGCTTTCAACTTATGCTcttaatgatattttaattGCACATCCATGTCCAGCGGCACTTTCACGGTTCTCATTCAAGTAACGTTCTTTCATGATCTGATGGTCAGATAGCTGTATATTCAACTGGTTTCTTTAGTTAACATGCATCTAACTTTTATTCTTTAAATTCCTCAACTTCCCTCCCCACCtcaaagcaaaataaatttatagatTAGAGATCATTGTTTGCAGAATTAAAGGGGATGACCAGACATGCGCCCCCTTAGCGCACTCTCGATCAAGTGGTCTCAGAGTTTCAACAGCTGCTGGATCAACAGCTGCAATGCTCTCAGCAGGCGGGTTTCTGATGCCCATATTATCCCAGGATCTCCAGTATATGGTAAGAGAGCCCATCTCACCAGGAGTGGCCTCAAGCTTAATGCACGGGTTAATCAAATCTCATCAGTCCATAGAAGCTACATGGTTTGGTAAAAAGGGGGTCATATATATTGATGGTTCTCATGTTTCCTATACTATAAAAAATGGGGATGCCATTGAGATATCTTCCAAGGCCCCAATTTTGAAGGTTTTCTTGCCTCACCATTTACAGAACATTAGTGAAGAAACGTGAGGAGACATAtttagataaaaataaattaaacatttTTTGTAAATACAAGCTGTGCATACGTGCGGAACTTTTGTAAACATGCCTCCTCACGTGTTTGTAAGATTTTGATTCTTTGATTTCCAGGAGAAATTTACTAAGTTCAACATAGCTATGTAGACATGGTGAATGTATACAAATGGAATTGTTTTGGTTTCCTCATCATTAATTGGTTGCATACAGCAGCTATATGATCTGTTAAGACTGCAATCCTATATTACGTTTTTTTCCCTCCCACCTACCAATTATTACCacttaatgaaaattttctgATCGTCATAAATTGCATAAGGGATTTCCAGTGGAGAAGAGGGGAAGGGGGAAGAGTGAGAGGTGAATCAGTTTCCAGCATGCAAACCCTTTGCCATTTAAACTATTAACACAACACGTCCATCTTTGATGTGGGATACTCTCGACAGCTTCACCCAAAGCAAAGGGTCAGCACGAAGGCATGTTACgagaatttctttttttttttttttttttttcctaaaaaagaaattatagtCATAGTAAACATATCCGGCATGACCTTCAGCAAACAGTGAACTCTCGACTTCAAGCCTAGAACCTGAAAATCCAGGTCATGAAGATTCAGCAATGGATTATTGGCAGCAATGTAAATTTAGCAGAACCAAGATTGAAACTTACGTGAACATCTGGGGACGGTTACGAGAGAGCTGAGGCCTCTTTATTGGGGAGAGTATCAAGTTCCTTAAGGTCATTGAGGGGTTGCTAGCTCCAGTTCCAAACATAGGGTGAGCACCAGCCCTTCTGTTCACAGCATCAACTGGAATAGCAGCTTGTTTTGCCGGTGAGCCAACAGAGATGTCAAAAGGACCACCAGAGTTTGAACTATTCTGTCTTGCTGGCCATATATCCTCCTTTGGCCCTGGAGTTTCAGGAGTGAGAACCGGCCAATCTGCAAGAAATAAGTCAACTGGTTTTCGAAATATTTGAGCCAGCAAAAAAACATAATGCTATGAAGTACTGTTCAGTGTCATGATAGCATCAAACGTCAAAACTTTGTAGtgttatttttcaaaattagtATATGGATTTTCTGTACTCTTATACAATATTATTTCTAGTATGTCATGAAATACTATCCCGGTGTTGACAATTAGTCGATTGAACTGTAATTCTGCAACTTTAAAAGGATAAAAGTTACCTTTTCTAACAGCTTCTCTGTTATCCAAGATGTTAGCTTGGTTTGAGAAAAGATCAGGCTCATTTCTTGAATAGAAATTGGTCGCAGGTTGAAGGGCGGATCGTTTAACTGACTCGTACTCACTCCTCAATTGATCATACATTTCATCTAGTTTTCTCTTCTGTCTGGTGGTACATGAAAAGTCAAGAAAATCAATATATTAGGGCCCCAACAATGCAAATATGCCTCAGGAAATAGTATCAGTAGGTGGGGAATGGACACAAGACCTGGATTTCTCTGCAAATTTTTCCTGGAGCTCCTGCTTATCTTTGGACAAGCTTTCAATCTCTTGTTCCATCATTTGACACCTCTTCGCCATTTTCTGGTATGCAGTATGCACCTGTTCCAATTTCTCAGTGAACTTTTCTTGCATTGCTTCACATTTCTGCCGGAATTGAGCTACTATTCTGTTCATCTTGAACTGCATTTCCAGTTCCTTTTGCCCAATGTAAAACATGATACTCCTGTGTGCACTCTTCATTACTAAGAACATTGTTAAGGGAAACATGTACAGACCATTGTCTCTGTTACAAAACAGTGAGAAAAATTGCTTACAATATACAACTTATTTGGTTTGGTCACTCCCTCATAAAAAATGCACCAATGGCTTTGTGCTATCCCATTTTATGCTGTTCTTTCCAGATAATGGAGCAGTTTTCAAGTATCAGATTATTAAATTGCAGAGCAAATGGAAAAGGATACATATCTGTGGAGACACTCCAGCCATGGCCATCTGAAACAGAATATGTTAGAACGTTAGCAAGAAATCAAGTTAAAGGATACAGAATGTAAGGAAAAGTAATAGTACCAAGCAGGGGGGAAGATTCCATTGAATAAGGTAATATAAAGTTTGAAGACAAGCTAAGTCTATCCATTTAGGAATGCTTGCTTACATTTACCCATTCATCGTTTGGATTGATATCCACAGGTTTCATAAGACTGCCAAGAATAGAGAACAATGAGATAGGCAGAATTAAATAAGACAACTGCTTTATGAAAGTAGGAAACAGGTTTGCCACATTGTTTCTATTAAAAACCCAAGTATTATTGGTGCCAGGAGCTGTCAAATtacagttttcttttttttggtaagaTAATAAAACTTGCCTTTTGGGTTCTATCAAAGAATTGCTTAAACTGGTTCTTACAGGAAAATAATTCTGCAGCAACCATTGATGCCAGAAACAGAATAAATTTTGTCTTCAGCATTCATTCCATGTAGTCCATATATTTACACTCTCATattacttattattattaacaaagaaaaaactacAACCTCTCATTTTATGTTCATGGATGCTAAGCAGACCTGCACACCTAAAAAAGGCCAAGGCTTAAAGAATACAAATTCCCAGACAAATGCTAGATTGTCTAAGATCTTTACCAACTCTTACCTCTTAGAGAGCACTTGATCACAAATGGGACATGCTCCATCATTGCCAAGGATCTTGCTGGCATCCTCTGTGCCTTTTCACACTATTAAGGAAACTTCTATGCAAATATACCAATCAACCCTAAAtccacaaaaaagaaaaaagaaaagttacaGCTATAAAACTGTAGAGGGAAAATTTTCCTTTGCATAGGATACACAAAAGGTGGCCACAGGTGGTGGAAACAGCTCGCCCTTCTAGTTCTCGCCAACACGCATTGCATCTCATTTTAGCCTTCAAAGACAATCTCTAATGCAATGGCATGTCTGCGGCATATAAAACATGTTGATCAACAACGCTATCTCAAGGTTTCTCAACTGATTTATATGCCTGCTGTTATTGGTTTCAAATGAGAAACCAGAGAGGCTTGTAGCCAAATAAACAAAGGAAGCAtaatatttttccaatttagAGAAGATATAAGCATGAGGTGAAGTCATGCTTCAATGACATGGACATACAAAGAAACTACCATAACGCAAATGACGTCTCATGAAGACAAATTAGCAAAAGAAGATACTAGTCTGTTCATAATGGACACAAAAGGCATGATGGTTTTGAAATTCAGAGTAGTTGTTACAACTTACAAACGggaattcaaaattaaagCAATGAAAGAGAACCTGTCCCAAAAATGCAGTTTAGTTTTGAAGTCTTAAGTGActagaaaatttcaaaaacattGAAAAGCTAAGATGCTAATCTCATATTTTGATGATAATAGAGAAGCCTCATGAATTTCAGTCAAGTTGGATGATTGAGCTAACAAAACTGGTTGCGAACTCAGGTATCACAACTAATCAAAACTGGAGCGAAGAAAACTTCACCCTTAAGTTTTTCCACTTAAGTCATGCATTTAACAAATTACATAATGAGGTATTTCAACAAGTATGAAGTTTACAGTCAAGTGGTGCACTCCGTACTACAAGACTTCGAAACAGCATAGAGATCTGTTATGTGTACGTTAAAACACTCTTGGTATGTTAACTCAGGTAAGGGTAGGATGCTCCTCTATTTAAATCACTTACTCAAGTCTGTTTTTACCGACAACAGTTAGCACAACAAAAAACCATTCCATCAGGTTTTAATCTTATACATGTTAGGTAATTTATTCATCTCATGAAATACTAAACTACTTTAGGTCAGCAATATCAAATATGCCACAAATTCGAAGAATGAGAAGATTGACATGAGCTTCATATGCGACTattaacataaaattttagccatagttgtgtgtttttttttcactttccaccAAAACTTTGAACCAATGTCTGAAGTAGAAGTAAAGAACTCACTGAGTATTTTATATATGAGAAATATGTTAAATCAATTATGtccaaattaacaaaaatttctttttaaattactCTCTTTTTGTTCATCATTTCTACGGCAAAAATatgcagagaaagaaaataccTTCATGCTCACTGACAATataatttcagaaataaaaagcATAAAAATACCGAAGACTACCCATCAATAAGTACTTATTGCATCGTATATGCAAATTCCTTTGATTTTAACGTTTTCTCAGCGACCAAACAGAGAAAAGAGCGTTCTAACCTTGAAAATAGGATCGTACCTGAACGTTAACCAAAATTCTGCGCCAAAACTTTGATTTAGTTGCTTGCGAAGAAAGCTTTCGAACTATAGGCTAATTGCGATTTTGCGCTCGTAAAACTTGGCCGTTTCACGGTGTAAGCTCCGATCAGTAAAATAAACTTCCTGAAAACGCCAAGGAAAGTAAAAATTACAGATGAAAGGACGAGAAAATTGACGATGAAATCCAAATCACGGCATGGTAAAACTTACAGAGATTTATCGCAAAAGctgaatttttctttgttcttttgtcTCTTCCAATTGGAAAAATGAGTTTTCAGCTATACGGAGGAAACGCAGGGAGAGAACTGAAGAAAAGCCCTAGGGGTTTGAGAATGGATTTGGCGGGAAATGTTCTTGCTCTGGAAGATTGGTGTGTACAGCTTCTGATTCGAATCAGAAATGGCGGGGACAAGTCACGAGCTCTGGTTTGAGATTTTGTTTATGAGAACGAAACgtttttttgtgattttaaatTCCAAGAACCGTGGCGATATGTAGGCCTGGCGATATGATATTCGGGTCGGTTTTAATTGATATGAATGGCCCGACTCGAGCCCAAGTCTCTATGagcggtttttttttttttagggtgaAGAAACGGGGCTAAAGcccaacaaagaaattaaacaatagCTCGAGACTTACAGACTCCAAATAAATCTTCACTAAGAAAGGACCTAATACTGTCAGGAGGGTCATGGAAGGTTGACAGACCCAACTCAAGACATGAACCCAATTCAACTAGTTTATCTACTACCACGTCGCACTCACGATATACATGATGAATAGAACAAACCcagtttttgtttatatagTTTTGGCATCCCCACTACATACCAGCAAGAGGATGAAGGTCTTCCACATTTTTGTTAAGAAGGTGTACTGCGGTTGCTGAGTCAGACTCAAGCACAACTGCACTACAACCTATATCCCAAGCAATTTTCAGTCCAAGATAGATGCCCCATAACTCAGCTTCCAAGACTTGTCCTGCATCAAGATTAACAGCAAAGCCTCTCATCCACTGCCCAGAACTATCTCTTAGTACACTCTCAACAGCAATGCGTCTATCCTCACATTTTCTGCACccgttggtattgattttaatcACTCCTTTATTTGGATATTGCTAAGAGAGCGCAGCAAGAGAGCAAGTGagttttctagtttttttcAATATTGGCCTGTGTCCAATCTGCAGCAGCCATAAGAATGACGTGTCTATGAACGTTTTCTATAACTCACCCACCACCTAAACCTAATATTTCTAAAATGATTATGAATTCTAAAATCCCTAAAAGCGTACATttatttttgatttgtttttaggTATAGACATGCCCACCATATGTGGGCCATGGGGtgtagtgtttttttttttttttttggttgaaatcgAATTTCATTAAATAGAAGGTCAAAGTCAGATTACTATGGGGTGGAGTTGGGGCTGCTACGGTAATCATCTTGTGTGAAATTGTCAACTTAGGATTATGTATTCATTATAACAAAACAGTGCTATTTCTGTTACATGTAAGTTTATTTTGCTTATTGAGTGATATTTCTCTTCTCAACGTTGTAAGAGATCCCAAAGTCGAATTCTCCTCTCCTCCCTtatcaattaaaaagaaaaagaaaaaggatcaCATGTAAAGACCATATAGTTTCCATCTCCAATAGTTAAGTGTTACCAATACTATACTGAGCTTCAAGACCATAGGGATCCCAATTTCTACAAGTACACAATTAACAGAGGTCCAATTGGGCATGTACAAATTGACCTTCCATACCATGTAGCCCTGGCCTTCTTGAACATGTGGAGATCCCAAACGATCACAACCCTATTTGCTATTTGCTTTTTAATTGTAAAACTCACAATGGTGGGAACTACATAAGGTTCTTCATAAAGGGCCTTATTTTGTATAGGCTAGGCTGTCCTCTCCAAGGAATCTCATTCCTTACTTCATTGAAAAATCAAGAATAAGTATATATCTCGCATTACTTTTTAATTCATAACTGCACGTAAATAACTTGTAACGAAAATGATTCATTCAATCTATATCTCCGTTTCAAGTTAGTAACATGTACAAGGGAGCCCACAAATACCACTAGAAGAAAGCAACAAGACACCTATCATGACTATCTTTCCTCAATGAGCACTCTTCTAGTTATCTTGTACATATGTTGTTggttttctttattaaaaagcaaaattgtAGCAATAGTCCTTTCTTACTTTACTTTTAGTCCTTAAACCTCAAAAATTGTTATAATCATCATTTAATTAGATATCGTGTTGCATTATTGGTCACTCCGTCAATTCTGTAAGATTTTCGGTCAAAATTAAAGGTAAATTGAGAAATTCTtgtcaaatatttattaaataaataaactatttaaagaaaaaaaaaccactgaCACTACCCAAAAAACAGCCACTTTATCCCCATCCCCACTTACCCAAATTTATCACCACAACCACCCACCTCAACTCAACAGCTTCACCTCTACGTTTTTCCCTGCATCACCGAGTTCAAGCTCAGCACCACCAGGCTCAAACCCATCAAAATGAGCAAACCCTCTTCCACCCCACCAACAGTCCAccccaatctctctctctctctctctctctctctctctctctctcagagtTCGGTTGCCGCATCCCCTTTTGGTACAATTCTATATAAAATTGAAtttcttgattttatttatttattgaactTCCCTTTTTCATTCTTGAATTGTTGTTGATTGGCTTCGTTCCATTTGGACATTAGTGTTTAGTTCTCAGATTAAGAGGCTGAGTTGCTGAGGTAAGGGGAGGGTCGTGCGACTGGGCTGAGAAGTGGTGAGGGTGGTAATTGGGTAAAAGTCTTATTTGCCCTTCAAAAAAATATCAGGCGCATCGCATATGATCAATTTTGACGAAAAAACTATTAGAGTTGACAGAAAAGACGAACGGTGCAACGCgatatttaattaaaagacCACCGTAATAATTTTTGAGGTTGAGCCTTAACCCTTCAATTTAGGACCACCTACCCTACAACTCATTTAGTTGAAGACTTGAACAATAAAGGCATCCCATGCCTACCAAACAATACCAGTCCTTGGGTGAGCCCTCTCATTAATTTTTGTACCCGAAATAAAACGCCCCAAGTTGCTCCAGTGTCCATTCTAAAAACATAGTGGATATATAGACTTAGTCAAGTTAATTAAAACAGATGTGATCCCTATTCtacttataaattaaaataaagtaaaatattattaagatatttagtgatatacccatttctagcactaatattataaataatatctacacaattgaatttctataaacaaacccaaaaaaaacccaaaaaatgatagctaaccttattgaatttaatattgattattaaattactttgatgccctattgagtgctttgggtatttttatgagattttggggttcttgttttaagaaattgatggcctaaatgggctttgggtgtgtttctaaagtcctaTTTGGgctcccatattgggtataatagtgattctcccaatattatttatataaaaaattaaagaaaacacacCATGGATCCGAATCAATCAAAACCCGACCCGAGTGGAGTGTGCAAGCAATTGAGCTAAGATATTTGTTAGTAGAGGAGTATTGTAATTTACAGTTGCAAAGCAACGGCGGCCTCCTACGCCACGACACTTGTTAGAAACCTCCACGTGTACAAATTGAAATGGCTTGCTGGCCTCAAAAATCACTCATTTACTAGCTCCTCCTCCAACTGttgagagagaagaaaccCAAGAAGAGATTTTTGAAGGGtttagaaagagagaaagagatgaaGATACAGTGCAACGTGTGCGAGGCAGCTGAGGCCAACGTACTATGCTGTGCAGACGAGGCAGCTCTGTGCTGGGCTTGTGATGAGAAGGTTCACAAAGCCAACAAGCTCGCAAGCAAGCACCAGAGGGTTCCTCTGTCTGCATCTCACATGCCCAAATGCGATATCTGCCAGGTACTTAAATCCCACATCAAAAagttgcttttttttcttcttaagaatatgaaaatcaacatgggttttgtttgaaatttgagtTCATGATTTGCAGGAGGCAGTTGGGtattttttctgtttagaAGATCGAGCTTTGCTCTGTAGAACATGTGATGTTGCTATACACGCTGCTAATAGCTTGGTGTCAGCTCACCGGAGGTTTTTGCTCACCGGAATCAAAGTTGGCCCTGAGCCAACTGAGCCTGATtctggaggtggtggtggtggtggtggtggtgttgttggtgttggtgttggtgcctcttcttcttctgtcaaGTCACGTTCTGGGTCTGGGTCTGGGTCGAGATGCGATACGCACAATCCAATGCCTGTGGAGTGCAAGGTAGCACCGGCCGGTGTTGATGTGATGCCTTTTGCTGGGGGTTCTTCAGCTGGGACTGTTCCTCAGTGGCATATAGATGACTTTCTGGGACTCTCTGATTTTGATCAGAGTTTTAGCTACACTGAAAATGGATCTTCCAAGGTGTGTGGCCATGGTGTCCAATGTTCAATTGTTATTAGAATTTATGATATGGTACTGCTGCTATATTcatattacaaaattgtggcacctatttttctgtttaataAGAAATTTGGAAAGAAAGTACTGCAATTTGGTCTCAAACTCTCAATAGTCAATTCATAAGATTGCACTGCATTTGCAAACAGGAATGTCTTATAGGCTTGTGCTCTGGGTCACACTGACCCATTTTTACCCCTGTTTTGTTGCAAACCCCTTATGCTTATTGAAGAACCGACTTAAATTAGGCTATCAAGTAGAAGACAGAATTCAAGactcctttatttttttcttaaaagaaaaaaatgaagtacCCTTTGTGACTGATGACCTACTCcttgtcatatttttttctagGCCTTATGGTTATCTCAGTGCATAATGGTGCTTCTATTTTGTGCTATTTCTatcaggctgactgcggtAAACTTGGGGAGTATGACTCACCAGCTTTAAAATCATCTGAGGAGGAAATGGAAGATTATGAGTGCATAGGTGAGGTGCCAGAGACCTCTTGGATGGTACCCCAGATACCTTCCCCACCTACAGCCTCGGGACTCTACTGGCCTAGAAGTTCTCAGATTTCATCTGATTTTGCAATGTTTGTTCCAGACATTTGCCACTCACAAATGCAAAACCCTCTTTATTCTCAACATAATGGTACCGTCTCAAAACGTCGTAGGCAATTCTAGTCCTTGCTACAAAAGTTACCATATGTTGGATTTGTTTGACTGTGCTTATAATATCATTTTGTGTACCGTTCTTTCTTCTCTAGAGTAGAATAAGTGTAATATTATGCTATGGTATCTGTTGAAAGTAGATTTGTCTTACTTACCACTTTCCATGTAGTGTCTGTAAACATcttttcacaaaataaaaataaattagttgtATTTGGTTACTGCATCATATGGAGTTGATTTTTTCCCATTAAGATTTACAAGGTTCTCCTTTGTTCGATAGGAAAGTCAGAGTTGTTACCATGCTCATAAAATTCAATGAATTCAAGAACCCAGACCTAGTGGTTGGATGTTCTGATATTTCTATACTGAGAACCTTGCAAAGTTGTCATAAATTCAATTACCTGGTGATAAATCTGTAGTCGTTTTTTCAGATGCTTTGAAATGTTGAAGCTATGGTCACTTACTGGCTCCTTGGTTGCTTCAATAGTTCTGAAATTTTTATGCTGGTTCAAATATCTCAGCTGGGCTGATGTGACATCTTAGACAATCGTAACAACTGATGACCTGTCCATGACTGTTTGCCTCCCATGTCTTGTGCATTGGCTTCTCTCTTTCACATGCAGTTTACAGAGGCTCACAAGGGCTGATGCTagcattttttatatttgatatGGTTAAGACTGTGAAGCAGTATGATTGAACTAATATGTCATTGGTTCTC of Prunus dulcis chromosome 4, ALMONDv2, whole genome shotgun sequence contains these proteins:
- the LOC117623912 gene encoding E3 ubiquitin-protein ligase CCNB1IP1 homolog isoform X1; the protein is MRCNACWRELEGRAVSTTCGHLLCTEDASKILGNDGACPICDQVLSKSLMKPVDINPNDEWVNMAMAGVSPQILMKSAHRSIMFYIGQKELEMQFKMNRIVAQFRQKCEAMQEKFTEKLEQVHTAYQKMAKRCQMMEQEIESLSKDKQELQEKFAEKSRQKRKLDEMYDQLRSEYESVKRSALQPATNFYSRNEPDLFSNQANILDNREAVRKVDLFLADWPVLTPETPGPKEDIWPARQNSSNSGGPFDISVGSPAKQAAIPVDAVNRRAGAHPMFGTGASNPSMTLRNLILSPIKRPQLSRNRPQMFTF
- the LOC117623912 gene encoding E3 ubiquitin-protein ligase CCNB1IP1 homolog isoform X4 produces the protein MRCNACWRELEGRAVSTTCGHLLCTEDASKILGNDGACPICDQVLSKSLMKPVDINPNDEWVNMAMAGVSPQILMKSAHRSIMFYIGQKELEMQFKMNRIVAQFRQKCEAMQEKFTEKLEQVHTAYQKMAKRCQMMEQEIESLSKDKQELQEKFAEKSRQKRKLDEMYDQLRSEYESVKRSALQPATNFYSRNEPDLFSNQANILDNREAVRKGPKEDIWPARQNSSNSGGPFDISVGSPAKQAAIPVDAVNRRAGAHPMFGTGASNPSMTLRNLILSPIKRPQLSRNRPQMFTF
- the LOC117623912 gene encoding E3 ubiquitin-protein ligase CCNB1IP1 homolog isoform X2 encodes the protein MRCNACWRELEGRAVSTTCGHLLCTEDASKILGNDGACPICDQVLSKSLMKPVDINPNDEWVNMAMAGVSPQILMKSAHRSIMFYIGQKELEMQFKMNRIVAQFRQKCEAMQEKFTEKLEQVHTAYQKMAKRCQMMEQEIESLSKDKQELQEKFAEKSRQKRKLDEMYDQLRSEYESVKRSALQPATNFYSRNEPDLFSNQANILDNREAVRKDWPVLTPETPGPKEDIWPARQNSSNSGGPFDISVGSPAKQAAIPVDAVNRRAGAHPMFGTGASNPSMTLRNLILSPIKRPQLSRNRPQMFTF
- the LOC117623912 gene encoding E3 ubiquitin-protein ligase CCNB1IP1 homolog isoform X6, which codes for MKPVDINPNDEWVNMAMAGVSPQILMKSAHRSIMFYIGQKELEMQFKMNRIVAQFRQKCEAMQEKFTEKLEQVHTAYQKMAKRCQMMEQEIESLSKDKQELQEKFAEKSRQKRKLDEMYDQLRSEYESVKRSALQPATNFYSRNEPDLFSNQANILDNREAVRKVDLFLADWPVLTPETPGPKEDIWPARQNSSNSGGPFDISVGSPAKQAAIPVDAVNRRAGAHPMFGTGASNPSMTLRNLILSPIKRPQLSRNRPQMFTF
- the LOC117623912 gene encoding E3 ubiquitin-protein ligase CCNB1IP1 homolog isoform X7; protein product: MAMAGVSPQILMKSAHRSIMFYIGQKELEMQFKMNRIVAQFRQKCEAMQEKFTEKLEQVHTAYQKMAKRCQMMEQEIESLSKDKQELQEKFAEKSRQKRKLDEMYDQLRSEYESVKRSALQPATNFYSRNEPDLFSNQANILDNREAVRKVDLFLADWPVLTPETPGPKEDIWPARQNSSNSGGPFDISVGSPAKQAAIPVDAVNRRAGAHPMFGTGASNPSMTLRNLILSPIKRPQLSRNRPQMFTF
- the LOC117623912 gene encoding E3 ubiquitin-protein ligase CCNB1IP1 homolog isoform X5 is translated as MRCNACWRELEGRAVSTTCGHLLCTEDASKILGNDGACPICDQVLSKSLMKPVDINPNDEWVNMAMAGVSPQILMKSAHRSIMFYIGQKELEMQFKMNRIVAQFRQKCEAMQEKFTEKLEQVHTAYQKMAKRCQMMEQEIESLSKDKQELQEKFAEKSRQKRKLDEMYDQLRSEYESVKRSALQPATNFYSRNEPDLFSNQANILDNREAVRKGPKEDIWPARQNSSNSGGPFDISVGSPAKQAAIPVDAVNRRAGAHPMFGTGASNPSMTLRNLILSPIKRPQLSRNRPQMFT
- the LOC117623912 gene encoding E3 ubiquitin-protein ligase CCNB1IP1 homolog isoform X3; this encodes MRCNACWRELEGRAVSTTCGHLLCTEDASKILGNDGACPICDQVLSKSLMKPVDINPNDEWVNMAMAGVSPQILMKSAHRSIMFYIGQKELEMQFKMNRIVAQFRQKCEAMQEKFTEKLEQVHTAYQKMAKRCQMMEQEIESLSKDKQELQEKFAEKSRQKRKLDEMYDQLRSEYESVKRSALQPATNFYSRNEPDLFSNQANILDNREAVRKDWPVLTPETPGPKEDIWPARQNSSNSGGPFDISVGSPAKQAAIPVDAVNRRAGAHPMFGTGASNPSMTLRNLILSPIKRPQLSRNRPQMFT